Proteins from a single region of Candidatus Kryptoniota bacterium:
- a CDS encoding ATP-dependent Clp protease ATP-binding subunit has translation MEGNFSNRVQDVIRLSREEALRLGHDFIGTEHLLLGIIREGEGIAVKILRNLGVDLYKLKKAVEDTVRTSGGTLTIGNIPLTKQAEKVLKITYLEAKLYKSDVIGTEHLLLSLLRDDDNVASQILHQFNVTYDSVRQELDNIINGRPSQPAAPTTQHAPGAGTEQRKSEKSKTPVLDNFGRDLTKLALEDKLDPIIGREKEIERVAQVLARRKKNNPVLIGEPGVGKTAIAEGLALRIVQKKVSRVLHNKRVVTLDLAALVAGTKYRGQFEERMKAVLNELEKAKDVILFIDELHTIVGAGGASGSLDASNMFKPALARGEIQCIGATTLDDYRQYIEKDGALDRRFQKIMVEPTTVDETIQILNNIKQKYEEHHNVRFTDAAIDSAVKLSDRYMTDRFLPDKAIDVMDEAGSRIHLANIIAPKEIVELEEEIEKIKQQKNKVVKTQDFEEAARLRDLEKKLLSDLEIAKREWELKAETTVHEVTEDHVADVVAMMTGIPVNKIAESESVKLLKMSDELTKVVVGQSEAIQKLSKAIRRARAGLKDPKRPIGSFIFAGPTGVGKTELAKALARYLFDSEDALVRIDMSEYMEKFNVSRLVGAPPGYVGYEEGGQLTEKVRRKPYSVVLLDEIEKAHPDVFNILLQVLDDGILTDSLGRRVDFKNVILIMTTNIGTRDIKVAGAFGFGQASSEDRYTSMKGVIEEAMKRLFNPEFMNRIDDVIIFHNLETDDIKKIIDIHTESLRKRLGALGVKLDLTKPAREFLAEKGFDPAFGARPLKRAIQRYLEDPLAEEMLKGTFTERMVVKVKIDKRSGELKFSESKETTGQKDPNLSDVSTN, from the coding sequence ATGGAAGGTAATTTTTCTAACCGGGTACAGGACGTAATCAGACTCAGCCGCGAAGAGGCGTTGAGGCTTGGGCACGACTTCATCGGGACCGAGCATCTCCTTCTGGGGATAATTCGCGAGGGTGAGGGGATAGCGGTAAAGATACTGCGGAACCTCGGCGTTGACCTGTACAAATTAAAGAAAGCGGTCGAGGACACGGTACGCACGTCCGGGGGCACGCTTACGATCGGGAACATACCGCTCACAAAACAGGCGGAAAAAGTTTTAAAGATAACTTACCTGGAAGCGAAGCTTTACAAATCCGATGTCATCGGAACGGAGCATCTCCTTCTGTCGCTTTTGCGCGACGATGATAATGTCGCTTCGCAGATCCTTCACCAGTTTAATGTAACGTATGACAGTGTCCGCCAGGAGCTGGACAATATTATAAACGGGAGACCCTCTCAACCGGCGGCTCCGACAACTCAGCACGCGCCCGGCGCGGGGACCGAGCAGCGAAAGAGCGAGAAGTCTAAGACCCCGGTCCTCGATAACTTCGGACGCGACCTGACAAAACTCGCGCTTGAGGACAAGCTCGACCCCATAATCGGACGTGAAAAGGAAATTGAGCGAGTCGCGCAGGTGCTCGCGAGACGGAAGAAGAACAATCCGGTCCTGATCGGGGAACCCGGTGTCGGCAAGACGGCAATTGCGGAAGGTCTGGCTCTCAGGATCGTGCAGAAAAAAGTTTCCAGGGTACTTCATAATAAACGGGTTGTGACGCTCGATCTCGCGGCTCTTGTCGCCGGAACCAAGTATCGCGGACAGTTCGAAGAGAGGATGAAAGCCGTACTGAACGAGCTTGAAAAAGCGAAAGACGTGATCCTTTTTATAGACGAACTTCACACGATTGTCGGCGCTGGTGGCGCGTCAGGATCGCTCGACGCGTCGAACATGTTCAAGCCCGCGCTCGCGAGAGGCGAGATACAGTGCATAGGGGCTACGACCCTCGACGACTACAGGCAGTACATCGAGAAAGACGGCGCGCTGGACCGGAGATTCCAGAAAATAATGGTGGAACCGACTACGGTCGATGAGACGATTCAAATCCTCAATAACATCAAACAGAAGTACGAGGAGCATCACAACGTCAGATTTACGGACGCTGCAATAGACTCTGCGGTGAAGCTAAGCGACAGGTACATGACCGACAGGTTCCTCCCCGATAAAGCCATCGATGTAATGGATGAAGCTGGCTCGCGGATCCATCTTGCGAACATCATCGCCCCTAAAGAAATAGTCGAGCTCGAAGAAGAAATTGAAAAGATAAAACAGCAGAAGAACAAGGTCGTCAAGACTCAGGACTTTGAAGAGGCCGCGCGTCTTCGCGATCTCGAGAAGAAACTCCTGTCAGATCTTGAAATCGCTAAGCGCGAATGGGAGTTGAAGGCCGAGACGACAGTGCACGAAGTTACGGAAGACCACGTGGCCGACGTCGTCGCGATGATGACGGGGATTCCCGTTAACAAGATTGCCGAGAGCGAGTCGGTGAAGCTGCTCAAAATGTCCGACGAGTTGACGAAAGTTGTCGTTGGGCAGAGTGAAGCGATTCAGAAATTGAGCAAAGCGATTCGCCGTGCCCGCGCGGGGCTGAAAGATCCCAAGCGACCGATCGGCTCGTTTATCTTTGCCGGTCCCACAGGAGTAGGAAAGACCGAGCTTGCGAAGGCGCTTGCGAGATACCTCTTCGATTCGGAGGACGCGCTTGTCCGCATCGACATGTCTGAGTATATGGAAAAGTTCAACGTCAGCCGCCTGGTCGGAGCACCTCCGGGATATGTCGGCTACGAAGAGGGCGGTCAGCTCACCGAGAAAGTAAGACGCAAGCCGTACAGTGTTGTGCTGCTGGACGAGATCGAAAAAGCGCACCCTGACGTCTTCAACATACTTCTGCAGGTTCTTGATGACGGCATTTTGACGGACAGCCTCGGAAGGCGGGTGGATTTCAAGAACGTTATTTTGATAATGACCACGAACATCGGAACCCGTGACATTAAGGTGGCCGGCGCGTTCGGGTTCGGGCAAGCATCGTCCGAAGATAGATACACATCGATGAAGGGCGTCATCGAAGAGGCGATGAAGCGTCTTTTTAATCCTGAATTCATGAACAGGATCGACGACGTGATTATATTCCATAATCTCGAAACGGATGACATCAAGAAGATAATCGACATTCATACCGAGAGTCTTCGGAAACGGCTGGGCGCTCTCGGAGTTAAGCTGGATCTTACCAAGCCGGCGAGGGAGTTTCTCGCTGAGAAGGGATTCGATCCGGCGTTCGGCGCCCGTCCGCTGAAGAGGGCGATCCAGAGATACCTGGAAGACCCGCTCGCCGAAGAAATGCTCAAGGGAACTTTCACGGAAAGAATGGTGGTGAAAGTCAAGATTGATAAGCGATCGGGCGAGTTGAAGTTTTCCGAGTCGAAGGAGACCACCGGACAAAAAGATCCCAATCTTTCGGATGTGAGTACGAACTGA
- a CDS encoding inositol monophosphatase family protein, with translation MLKSYSKELECALKIVRASEKVTLKYFRSRLRVDYKSDRSPVTIADKKCEKFLIGELSRKFPHHGFYGEEFGESAVGKEFRWIIDPIDGTRNFTRGIPFWGTLCGLEHEGEMVAGIMFLPALKSIYYASKHHGAFKNGKRIRVSTIRTLEKAGIVFGGLSYFVGTHYERRFLDIVKSSYHDRGFGDCFGYTFVAEGSAEAMVDPIVKPWDVAAIKPIIEEAGGVFTDFEGNRTIYGSTGLACNPYIHELILKRLSARGATDGQ, from the coding sequence TTGTTGAAATCATATTCCAAAGAGCTGGAATGTGCTCTTAAGATTGTCAGGGCATCGGAGAAAGTCACTCTCAAGTATTTCCGCTCGCGATTGAGAGTGGACTACAAGTCCGACCGTAGTCCTGTTACGATTGCCGACAAAAAGTGCGAGAAGTTCCTCATCGGCGAATTATCGCGTAAATTTCCTCATCACGGTTTTTACGGAGAAGAGTTCGGAGAAAGCGCCGTCGGGAAGGAATTCAGGTGGATCATCGATCCGATCGACGGGACGAGGAATTTCACCCGAGGTATTCCGTTCTGGGGGACCCTCTGCGGCCTCGAGCATGAAGGCGAGATGGTCGCGGGAATCATGTTTCTACCGGCGCTGAAGTCGATCTACTACGCCTCAAAACACCACGGTGCATTCAAAAACGGGAAACGAATAAGAGTCAGCACAATCAGAACTCTGGAGAAGGCGGGTATTGTGTTCGGAGGACTCAGCTACTTCGTCGGGACGCATTACGAAAGGAGGTTCCTCGATATCGTCAAGTCTTCGTATCACGACCGGGGATTCGGCGACTGCTTCGGCTACACTTTTGTCGCGGAAGGCTCGGCAGAGGCGATGGTCGACCCGATCGTTAAGCCATGGGACGTGGCCGCAATAAAACCTATCATCGAAGAAGCGGGCGGAGTATTTACCGACTTCGAGGGAAACCGCACAATCTACGGGAGCACCGGACTCGCGTGCAATCCTTATATCCATGAATTGATACTGAAGCGGCTGTCGGCTAGGGGTGCGACAGATGGTCAGTGA
- a CDS encoding VIT1/CCC1 transporter family protein yields the protein MELGRQLVLDELFDLTLYKNVSRYAPKGMEPMFAELIPTEARHFAFWQDFFSVKVDKLDLKRRIKLFILTMVIRVLGTLGLHLVLEAIEVYGVRKYVTVWEKYKGTPTGDAVRKILEDEFQHEDEIVSSSIERRIHPERVRNIFLGLNDGLVEILGAVSGFFAALSNIPAIMAASVAVAIAGAISMAAGAYAAVSSEKEVERIETAKKEFTDEGPVKIDGDSSSPMESAVVVGVSYLLGAVVPILPILLGAKVIFWPLAVAAVIMVVISTIIAFLSGMRISRRLLMNLAILLIAVGVTYAVGLLVRSVFGINI from the coding sequence ATGGAATTGGGAAGACAGCTTGTGCTCGACGAACTTTTCGATCTGACGCTGTACAAAAATGTGAGCCGGTACGCTCCGAAGGGTATGGAGCCGATGTTCGCAGAGCTTATCCCGACAGAAGCGAGACACTTTGCGTTCTGGCAGGATTTCTTTTCAGTGAAGGTTGATAAGCTCGACCTCAAGCGTCGGATAAAGCTTTTCATTTTGACGATGGTGATCAGAGTTCTGGGCACTCTTGGTTTGCACCTCGTGTTGGAGGCCATTGAAGTTTACGGCGTTCGGAAATACGTGACAGTCTGGGAGAAATACAAAGGAACTCCCACCGGGGACGCAGTCCGGAAAATACTCGAAGATGAATTTCAGCATGAAGACGAAATCGTCTCATCGTCAATTGAAAGGCGTATTCATCCGGAACGGGTGCGGAACATTTTTCTCGGATTGAACGACGGCCTCGTCGAGATTCTCGGCGCAGTATCAGGATTCTTCGCGGCTCTATCGAACATACCCGCGATCATGGCCGCCAGCGTGGCGGTAGCGATTGCAGGCGCGATTTCGATGGCGGCAGGCGCTTATGCTGCCGTCAGCTCGGAAAAAGAAGTGGAAAGGATTGAGACTGCGAAAAAGGAATTCACGGATGAAGGTCCAGTAAAGATCGACGGGGATTCGTCAAGCCCTATGGAATCTGCAGTCGTAGTCGGCGTGTCGTATCTCCTGGGCGCGGTCGTGCCGATATTGCCCATCCTTCTCGGCGCGAAAGTCATCTTTTGGCCTCTCGCCGTCGCAGCCGTCATTATGGTCGTCATCTCGACGATCATCGCGTTCCTTTCAGGCATGCGGATCTCGAGGAGATTGCTTATGAACCTCGCGATACTTCTCATAGCGGTCGGTGTAACCTACGCGGTGGGTCTGCTCGTGAGATCGGTGTTCGGGATTAATATCTGA
- a CDS encoding inorganic phosphate transporter: MSTLVVLIILVALVFDFLNGFHDSANSIATVVSTRVLTPRKAVVWAAFFNFVAAFFFTLKVAGTLGEGLVELHSVTVYVILGGLIGAILWDIITWYYGLPTSSSHALIGGYAGAAIANAGFSVIIPAGWTPTLAFIVVAPVMGLLVAFVLMMSVIWAFHKRSSTRVNGAFRKLQLVSAAFLSLGHGTNDAQKTMGIITGLLVTTGYLSSFHVPIWVVLICHFAIAMGTLFGGWRIVKTMGQKITRLRPVDGFCAETAGGITLLIGTYFGIPISTTHTINGGIMGVGATRRVSAVRWGVAGNIVLVWVLTIPISALIGAGAYKIISIFIK, encoded by the coding sequence ATGAGCACACTCGTAGTCCTCATCATCCTCGTCGCGCTTGTATTCGACTTCCTGAACGGCTTCCATGATTCAGCCAACTCAATAGCAACCGTTGTGTCCACCAGAGTGCTCACGCCTCGCAAGGCCGTGGTGTGGGCGGCATTTTTCAATTTTGTCGCGGCCTTTTTCTTTACGCTGAAGGTAGCAGGCACGCTGGGGGAAGGGTTGGTCGAATTGCATTCGGTGACAGTCTATGTAATTCTCGGCGGACTCATTGGCGCAATTCTCTGGGATATCATAACATGGTACTACGGACTTCCAACCAGTTCCTCCCACGCTCTTATCGGCGGATACGCCGGAGCCGCGATAGCCAATGCGGGTTTCTCAGTGATAATCCCTGCCGGATGGACGCCAACACTTGCATTTATCGTGGTAGCCCCCGTGATGGGGCTCTTGGTGGCTTTCGTACTCATGATGAGCGTAATATGGGCATTCCACAAAAGATCGTCTACACGAGTAAACGGCGCATTCAGAAAATTACAGCTGGTCTCCGCGGCTTTCTTAAGTCTCGGTCACGGAACGAACGACGCACAGAAGACGATGGGAATTATAACCGGACTTCTGGTTACCACCGGTTATCTGAGCTCATTTCATGTACCGATCTGGGTCGTTCTGATCTGCCATTTTGCAATCGCAATGGGAACTCTGTTCGGCGGTTGGAGGATCGTGAAGACGATGGGACAAAAGATTACGAGACTCAGGCCCGTGGACGGATTTTGTGCTGAGACGGCCGGCGGCATCACGCTCTTGATAGGAACGTATTTCGGCATACCGATAAGCACGACTCATACAATAAATGGCGGCATCATGGGAGTCGGAGCGACACGTCGAGTCTCGGCAGTCAGATGGGGAGTTGCAGGGAACATCGTCCTGGTATGGGTCCTGACAATTCCAATTTCCGCTCTTATCGGTGCCGGCGCTTACAAGATTATCTCAATATTCATCAAGTAA
- the polA gene encoding DNA polymerase I — MSTKRFFILDGTALAYRAYFALIGRPLINSKGVNTSAAFGFTNYLLKIIGDEKPDYLVAVFDTPEPTFRHKEYPEYKATREKMPEEMIEQMKHIKEILKAFGVPIVERPGYEADDVIGTLAQIASKENINVMMVTGDKDFMQLVTPKIKMYKPGKSGMDVEIVDEKGVEKKFGVKPSQVIEVLALTGDAVDNVPGIKGVGDKTAIPLIQKYGSVEKLLASADEIDKPALREKIKQGKKMALLSKKLVTIKTDVPLGVDFHTLKEKNPDGNAITSLFEELEFKSLLRKAREMVLPSAGKEDEPVPEAEIAPDTSDYDTIATVKHNYRLINRLSDLQKLAVKLKETELLSMDTETTDTDALKAKLVGISLSVKPHEAYYVSIVSEDGDLFSGGEAREGISAKDAIKVLKPIFESAKIRKIGQNLKYDFLVLSNYDVITQGIEFDTMVAAYVLNPDSQHNLDALAKEHLHYKPVAIEELIGSGKNQKNMRDVEPKVVAEYSGEDADIALQLAEVLREKLDKLKLTDLCQKMEFPLVEVLATVERTGVAIDTEILSQISKELERMADNTQREIYQLAGTEFNINSPKQLGDILFNKMKLGPTKRTKTGFSTDVFVLEEISAQNPIAEKILTYRKLTKLKSTYVDSLPTLVHPQTGRIHTSFNQTVAATGRLSSSDPNLQNIPIRGEMGKEIRKAFVPGEKGWVMVSADYSQIELRVMAHICKDEGLIDAFKKHEDIHRTTASKVFGVTPDKVTTDMRRKAKEVNFGLLYGIGPFGLKIRLRISQSEAKEVIDTYFRRFPRVKEYINSTLEFARKHGYVETLLGRRRYLSNINSKNSAVRMAEERQAINMPIQGTAADMIKLAMVAIYREMKKRKLRSRMILQVHDELVFEAPKDEVKELEELVSDKMKNALKLDVPIDVEVGKGPNWLDAH; from the coding sequence ATGTCCACGAAAAGATTCTTCATCCTTGACGGCACCGCACTGGCCTATCGTGCTTATTTCGCCCTGATCGGACGGCCGTTGATCAATTCCAAGGGTGTCAATACAAGCGCTGCATTTGGCTTCACCAATTATCTCCTGAAGATCATCGGCGACGAGAAACCCGACTATCTTGTGGCGGTCTTCGATACTCCCGAACCTACATTCCGTCATAAGGAATATCCCGAGTACAAAGCGACTCGCGAGAAGATGCCTGAAGAGATGATAGAACAGATGAAGCATATAAAGGAAATTCTCAAGGCGTTCGGCGTGCCCATAGTCGAACGGCCCGGCTATGAAGCCGATGATGTCATCGGCACTCTCGCCCAGATCGCTTCGAAAGAAAATATAAACGTCATGATGGTGACGGGAGACAAGGACTTCATGCAGTTAGTCACGCCGAAAATAAAAATGTATAAACCCGGCAAGAGCGGAATGGACGTGGAGATCGTAGATGAAAAAGGCGTGGAAAAGAAATTCGGAGTGAAGCCGTCGCAGGTTATCGAAGTCCTTGCACTTACGGGAGATGCTGTCGATAACGTACCCGGAATCAAGGGCGTCGGCGATAAGACTGCTATCCCGCTGATCCAAAAATACGGATCGGTAGAAAAACTTCTTGCGAGCGCGGACGAGATAGACAAGCCGGCTCTGCGTGAGAAGATCAAACAGGGGAAGAAGATGGCCCTTCTCTCGAAGAAGCTTGTCACGATCAAAACAGATGTTCCATTGGGCGTCGACTTTCACACGCTCAAAGAAAAGAATCCGGATGGTAATGCAATCACGAGTCTTTTTGAAGAGCTTGAATTCAAGTCGCTCCTCCGAAAGGCAAGGGAAATGGTTCTCCCATCGGCTGGCAAAGAAGATGAACCCGTTCCTGAGGCGGAAATCGCTCCCGACACATCCGACTACGACACGATAGCCACTGTCAAACATAACTACAGACTTATCAATCGGCTGTCGGATCTTCAGAAGCTCGCCGTGAAATTGAAAGAAACCGAGTTACTCTCGATGGACACCGAAACCACCGACACCGATGCGCTGAAGGCAAAGCTCGTCGGAATTTCTCTGTCGGTAAAACCTCACGAGGCTTACTACGTGAGTATAGTGTCTGAAGACGGAGATTTGTTTTCGGGAGGCGAGGCGCGGGAGGGGATATCGGCGAAAGACGCGATCAAAGTTCTGAAACCGATTTTTGAATCCGCGAAGATCAGGAAGATAGGGCAAAATTTGAAATATGATTTTCTGGTTCTCTCGAACTACGATGTCATTACACAGGGAATCGAATTCGACACGATGGTAGCGGCATACGTTCTCAATCCTGATTCCCAGCACAATCTGGATGCGCTTGCGAAGGAGCATCTTCACTACAAACCGGTGGCAATAGAGGAGCTCATAGGATCAGGCAAAAACCAGAAGAATATGCGGGATGTTGAACCGAAAGTGGTGGCGGAATATTCCGGAGAAGACGCCGATATCGCGCTACAGCTTGCCGAAGTACTCCGCGAGAAACTCGACAAGCTCAAGCTCACCGACCTCTGCCAGAAAATGGAGTTCCCCTTAGTGGAAGTCCTCGCGACGGTCGAGCGGACGGGCGTTGCGATAGACACTGAAATACTCTCGCAAATATCGAAAGAGCTCGAGAGGATGGCGGATAATACGCAGCGTGAGATTTACCAACTCGCCGGAACCGAGTTCAACATAAATTCGCCGAAACAGCTCGGCGATATCTTATTTAACAAAATGAAACTCGGCCCGACAAAAAGGACGAAAACAGGATTTTCAACGGATGTCTTCGTGCTTGAAGAAATCAGCGCGCAGAATCCGATCGCCGAGAAGATCTTGACATACCGGAAACTTACGAAGCTTAAGTCAACATATGTCGACTCACTTCCGACGCTCGTGCATCCGCAGACCGGGAGAATTCACACCTCGTTCAACCAGACTGTGGCCGCGACGGGGAGACTCAGCTCTTCCGATCCCAACTTGCAGAACATTCCCATTCGTGGAGAAATGGGAAAGGAAATCCGGAAAGCGTTCGTGCCCGGTGAAAAAGGTTGGGTCATGGTTTCAGCCGACTATTCACAAATAGAACTGAGAGTGATGGCGCATATCTGCAAGGACGAGGGGCTCATAGATGCTTTCAAGAAGCACGAAGACATTCACCGAACTACCGCATCCAAAGTGTTCGGTGTGACCCCTGACAAGGTCACGACTGACATGAGGCGCAAAGCGAAGGAGGTGAACTTCGGGCTTTTGTACGGCATCGGACCGTTCGGCTTAAAGATCCGTCTCAGGATTTCACAGAGCGAAGCAAAGGAAGTGATCGACACATACTTTCGGAGATTTCCCCGTGTGAAAGAATACATCAACAGCACTCTGGAATTCGCCAGGAAGCACGGCTACGTCGAGACGCTTCTCGGGAGAAGACGCTATCTCTCCAACATCAACAGCAAGAACTCGGCGGTGAGGATGGCAGAAGAAAGGCAGGCGATAAATATGCCGATTCAGGGAACCGCTGCGGACATGATCAAGCTCGCGATGGTGGCGATTTACCGTGAAATGAAAAAAAGGAAGCTGAGATCGCGGATGATCCTGCAGGTTCACGATGAGTTGGTCTTCGAAGCTCCTAAAGATGAGGTCAAGGAGTTGGAAGAGCTCGTTTCCGATAAAATGAAGAACGCGCTCAAGCTGGACGTTCCGATAGATGTGGAAGTCGGAAAGGGACCGAATTGGCTCGACGCACATTGA
- a CDS encoding DUF47 family protein: MKIDRLIQTLLPHDEKFYTLFEESTKLLLKASVALRKIPDSDAVQTQALVKEIEDLEHQADEVTHNIFAELNKTFVTPFDREDIHELASALDDIMDYINGSASRFVLYNVHQRTQYLRRLNEIIQQSVEAIGKGVSYLRDFRNSAALQEILKKVNEYENDADTVFALAVADLFENEKNVIELIKLKEIYVGLETATDRCEDVANVLESILIKHA, encoded by the coding sequence GTGAAAATTGATAGACTAATTCAAACTCTGCTCCCTCACGACGAAAAATTCTATACCCTGTTCGAGGAATCAACGAAGCTGCTTCTGAAAGCCTCCGTCGCTCTGAGGAAGATTCCGGATTCCGATGCGGTACAGACGCAGGCGCTCGTGAAAGAGATAGAGGACCTCGAGCACCAGGCGGACGAAGTCACGCACAACATATTTGCAGAGCTCAATAAGACTTTCGTCACTCCCTTCGATCGTGAAGATATCCACGAGCTTGCGTCAGCGCTTGACGACATCATGGATTATATAAACGGAAGCGCGTCCAGATTCGTGCTATACAATGTCCACCAGAGAACCCAGTACCTGAGGCGGCTTAATGAGATAATACAGCAATCCGTCGAGGCAATCGGCAAAGGGGTTTCATACCTGAGAGATTTCCGGAATTCCGCTGCGCTCCAGGAAATCCTGAAGAAAGTAAACGAATACGAGAACGATGCGGACACTGTGTTCGCTCTCGCGGTAGCAGATTTATTCGAAAACGAAAAGAACGTCATCGAACTGATAAAGTTGAAGGAGATCTACGTGGGATTGGAAACGGCGACAGATCGCTGTGAAGATGTCGCGAATGTCCTCGAATCCATATTGATCAAACATGCCTGA